Proteins from a genomic interval of Musa acuminata AAA Group cultivar baxijiao chromosome BXJ1-9, Cavendish_Baxijiao_AAA, whole genome shotgun sequence:
- the LOC135594193 gene encoding fasciclin-like arabinogalactan protein 4 — MASSKTTSSSSFYFALSFPSPTHTWDRRKSQQFEMAAPPPQRLHSAVAPLFLLFLLLVILALALAVNITAVLSPYPDLSAFNRLLSSTSVPCDLSGRSSLTILAIPNAYLLRSSSARAAADIADVLRYHVLLEYLSSPDLRRIPAAGKLVATLYQTTGRADGNLGTVNFTRDRIGAVTARFPSPFHGSKATILGLVGTLPYNVSVLAIDALLLPYGFDLGATDIRPSVGLNITPVLVDGGSFNVAAAMLEASGVVAELEADEHGAGITVFVPTDETFADFPATERLQSLPADRKALVLRFHVLRSYYPLGSLESIVNPVQPTVATEDTAAGCFTLNITRVNGSVAIDTGLVVASITRTVFDQNPVAVFAVSKVLLPREIFAGEADASNLAPQCTEGVDTPPARLSPPQGFKEEVTSGTGGKGVALFYTVSLYLPLLFA, encoded by the coding sequence ATGGCCTCATCGAAGACGACGTCGTCGTCGTCTTTCTACTTCGCACTCTCCTTTCCTTCGCCCACTCACACGTGGGACCGCAGGAAGTCGCAGCAATTTGAAATGGCAGCGCCGCCGCCGCAGCGTCTCCACTCCGCTGTTGCcccgctctttctccttttcctgtTGCTTGTCATCCTCGCACTGGCCCTGGCGGTTAACATCACGGCAGTGCTCTCCCCTTACCCCGACCTCTCCGCCTTCAACCGCCTCCTCAGCTCCACGTCGGTCCCCTGCGACCTCTCCGGCCGCTCATCCCTCACCATCCTCGCCATCCCCAACGCCTACCTTCTCCGTTCCTCCTCCGCCCGTGCCGCCGCCGATATCGCCGATGTCCTCCGCTACCACGTCCTCCTCGAGTATCTCTCCTCGCCTGACCTCCGCCGCATCCCCGCCGCCGGGAAGCTCGTCGCTACCCTGTACCAAACCACCGGCCGGGCCGACGGCAACCTCGGCACCGTCAACTTCACCCGGGACCGAATCGGTGCCGTCACAGCGCGCTTCCCCTCCCCTTTCCACGGATCCAAGGCTACCATCCTCGGCCTCGTCGGCACCCTCCCATACAACGTCTCCGTCCTCGCCATTGACGCGCTGCTCCTCCCCTACGGCTTCGACCTCGGAGCCACTGACATCCGCCCCTCCGTCGGCCTCAACATCACCCCGGTCCTCGTTGACGGCGGCAGCTTCAACGTGGCCGCCGCCATGCTCGAGGCCTCAGGTGTCGTGGCGGAGTTAGAGGCCGACGAGCACGGTGCCGGAATCACCGTCTTCGTCCCCACCGACGAGACCTTCGCCGACTTCCCGGCCACCGAGCGACTGCAGTCGCTGCCAGCGGACCGCAAGGCGCTGGTGCTCCGTTTCCACGTGCTCCGCTCCTATTACCCCCTCGGCTCCCTCGAGTCCATCGTCAACCCCGTCCAGCCCACGGTCGCTACCGAAGACACCGCCGCCGGCTGCTTCACCCTCAACATCACCCGCGTCAATGGCTCGGTGGCCATCGACACCGGTCTGGTCGTGGCGTCCATCACGCGCACTGTGTTCGACCAGAACCCGGTAGCCGTGTTCGCCGTCTCCAAGGTGCTCCTCCCGAGGGAGATCTTCGCGGGGGAAGCGGATGCGTCGAATCTCGCGCCGCAGTGTACGGAGGGGGTGGACACGCCTCCGGCGAGGCTGTCGCCGCCGCAGGGCTTCAAAGAGGAAGTCACGTCCGGGACCGGCGGCAAAGGAGTTGCTCTGTTTTATACAGTGTCGCTGTATCTACCGCTGCTATTTGCTTGA